One window of Mixophyes fleayi isolate aMixFle1 chromosome 3, aMixFle1.hap1, whole genome shotgun sequence genomic DNA carries:
- the ZNF292 gene encoding zinc finger protein 292 isoform X3, which yields MADGEAERNSGLGPDVSAEIPRLEERLRELDSRLRVVGGGGEDEAVQAASEYCQRFCQTLLEYAEKWKASKDSLPLLEVYTVAIQCYSNARPYLTSQCENVGLVLERLTLSCVELLLGLPHELPDDHWEKFQGSIKVAHKQLTENGSHGLELLYNLCQEAGVWKDPILDKIINEQIQDPYQAEGFFFSEGPFLLEMRIKQLLKVSKVAAATSLAKLSSDHPEMSKKGHFKQLYLTCLCAASPNIKLIEEIAKVDCKDALDMICNLESEGDEKTSLILCAAFLSRQLQFGEMYCAWELTLFWSKLQRRVDPSIQAYLEICRQLSQLTKTVYHIFFLIKVIQSETEVAGLPTCIELCVRALRLESSENAKVKISICKTISCLLPDDLEVKRACQLTEFLLEPTVDAYYAVEMLYNQPDQKYDEESLPVPNSLRCELLLVLKTRWPFDPEFWDWKTLKRQCLALMGEEASIVSSIDELNDNEAYDQVDDYQELTKDSTINGLDCFGDTTSVKEVREKKQKKRHIKKMREHGCISARFRNWQAYMQYCVLCDKEFLGHRIIRHAQKHCIDGIYSCPICAKQYTTKESFVPHVTLHVKQSCKERLETMEPLRKLARLPKKAQTCKNKKSVTVTKQERQVKKNTLYTDDFIVFNDNDNSDENDEKDNQPESLQAEKPAVVNEFPCPVQFCNKGFKYFKNLIAHVRSHKDSEEAARFLEIQSKKVVCQYCRRQFVSLTHLNDHLQMHCGSQPYICIQMKCKASFQSYADLLTHRKEHRDFRAKCMFPKCGRIFSAAYMLFDHEAQHYNTFTCKIPGCGKIYHSQLQLEQHLCEHSTESIMPQSSKSRELTEITKMVASRECVTVKEESLPVCNVNGSFNAVSLHSADVPSSTIAKDPSLPETSLLGQKMDSVTPTGLENSMHLLDQLLPPPTDVSTANLLTQVLPTPSIAQNMLPKADLLINTTFPADSRNVKLPSLVEGFHDLLNQNKLMASGEAEDSNETRTRAHVGFEDRCLSVFQDIKNSCQDYPSKDQIGAVNSSESKLEAEQSINSIMSFNETAQLCENNLVMSGYEESAKSENLLSLALETSNALSNVLQPATVATVTPLPSAPVERFKCNVEGCTRIYNSVQSIGKHMKSAHPDHYDGFKMERKNRKKQKAGTSVPPSDERPTYLILAGPDVPNNSGLQPQLQSTASPSFCNQLQHLPNPVFPTHLENLVNPLMSSAETVMSQGLSKNVADTLLGTEVGSLSNPTLTSQIEDLAKVLPMKFENGSDPFLPMPTENDPLPVMSSLSGSTVFSQLGGNSDHVLAGGEATNSVFLKEEAETETSFSKQAANNSDMDATFNLDKSSSMLSNSGDKKTATRRTTRSRERKPKHSPRAKCPAIIRDGKFICSRCFRVFTNPRSLGGHLSKRAVCKPHNDYDIPPLVPQRDGQTSVLASMILSSSPKQKAQPPGQTFSPKMTIKDEPFMPPVQPENESAQYLHSGLAHPSISSFTPCGSKVESPVKQNIEAPENVNRQLPTNMTSDDCIPISPQINTAEPSDITPTQVIQTSSSLKDGHSLGNVHVNSFTNVIDLPEEKHLKTENDLCTNPVINSIGENNCIQKPVSSTRVSVISGPRSSCLTTAKKKSNSSKRKKKSDTPATVEASHELAKNILAAVGGNLQMSTELQPNFMTYGSDLLENLAKHLSSADKELFMSCINESLKASSETHAVCPLPIKSEKSEPQLLPPYTPDRKETEKLDIHPDFREKSFTDMTHDTTEAYAFNGNVRNVCSALPHSQAIVNGSMDGDIPGVMHSISSANSASSPTSKMNIPVCSVSPTQEPSVKYDEQVLEIMDLIQKLQIVDNMIPECLIAEDKCSPSETLPIVSSVIVPNPSLNLVSEETPEVSSALVDKCNAKPFICQEEGCSYCAMTKDALFKHYSKVHYYTPEKLGEIKKHQLKFAPFRCVVPSCTKTFTRNSNLRAHCQSMHRFTSEQMVKLKIKRPYGRKSAGEGTDFSPEMPSRSPEVKKCGESYEVTKVIKSEPELYQEVPLLKTMELPKVQENRADVLLPSEESHLTLTQKSKKGPKIRKKRKEKELKRKKSIQKDAKPTQGPTSYKPYQCVHQGCTAAFTIQQNLILHYQAVHKSEASKFSMEEDLKEEREESSNGLIIKEFRCTESDCSRIFASFSSLIQHYVKLHEMIAEEIENVISFVNGKPFKCDQTQCTATFSACSSYIEHLEEVHDLKMKRVKLEGEEMYKCDCQGCDRIYATRSNLLRHIFQKHKDKHKEHLIRPRKMSLSDQENVDDKTPKEKHRLPKHICETEGVEVPKTKRCKGNNGEKRIKTRTKKIKPGPSSLKYGRHTYSLKAKDAALAECTDCHTKQYPCMIQR from the exons GTTGCTCATAAGCAATTGACTGAAAATGGCAGCCATGGGCTCGAGCTCTTGTACAACTTGTGTCAAGAAGCTGGTGTGTGgaaggacccaatcctggataaAATAATTAACGAGCAAATCCAGGATCCCTATCAAG CTGAAGGGTTTTTCTTTTCTGAAGGCCCATTTCTTTTGGAGATGCGAATTAAGCAGCTACTTAAAGTTAGCAAAGTGGCTGCTGCAACTTCCCTGGCGAAGCTAAGTTCAGACCACCCAGAGATGAGCAAGAAAGGACACTTCAAACAACTCTACCTGACTTGCCTATGTGCAGCTTCACCAAATATAAAGCTTATTGAAGAG attGCCAAAGTAGATTGCAAAGATGCATTGGACATGATCTGTAATCTGGAGTCTGAAGGAGATGAGAAAACATCACTAATATTATGTGCAGCATTCCTGTCCCGCCAGCTCCAGTTTGGGGAAATGTACTGTGCCTG GGAATTGACGTTGTTCTGGAGCAAACTGCAAAGAAGAGTTGATCCATCTATACAGGCATATCTAGAAATTTGCAGACAACTGTCTCAGTTAACAAAAACTGTGTACCATATTTTCTTTCTCATCAAGGTTATTCAGTCAGAG ACTGAGGTTGCTGGGCTTCCAACTTGTATTGAGCTGTGCGTACGAGCCCTACGCTTGGAGTCAAGTGAAAATGCCAAGGTGAAAATCTCAATCTGCAAGACAATCTCTTGTTTATTGCCTGATGACTTGGAGGTCAAGAGAGCTTGTCAACTTACTGAATTTCTTCTTGAGCCCACCGTGGATGCATACTACGCAGTTGAGATGTTATACAACCAACCAGACCAAAAATATGACGAGGAAAGTCTTCCTGTACCAAACTCCCTGCGCTGCGAGCTTTTGCTGGTCTTGAAAACCCGATGGCCATTTGATCCAGAGTTTTGGGATTGGAAGACTTTGAAACGTCAGTGTCTGGCATTAATGGGAGAAGAGGCATCTATTGTTTCTTCAATTGATGAGCTAAATGACAATGAGGCATATGATCAAGTGGATGATTACCAAGAATTGACCAAGGACTCTACAATAAATGGACTTGATTGCTTCGGTGACACCACTTCTGTTAAGGAGGTCCgtgaaaaaaagcagaaaaagagaCATATTAAGAAAATGAGAGAACACGGATGCATATCTGCAAGATTTAGAAACTGGCAAGCATACATGCAGTACTGTGTGTTATGTGACAAGGAGTTCCTGGGCCACAGGATAATTCGGCATGCCCAAAAGCACTGCATAGATGGCATCTACAGCTGCCCGATATGTGCAAAACAGTATACCACTAAAGAAAGCTTTGTTCCACACGTAACATTACATGTTAAGCAATCCTGCAAAGAGAGACTGGAAACTATGGAGCCTCTCAGGAAATTGGCAAGGTTACCTAAAAAGGCACAGACATGTAAGAATAAAAAATCAGTGACCGTTACAAAACAAGAGCGGCAAGTAAAGAAGAACACCCTTTACACTGATGACTTTATAGTATTTAATGATAATGACAATTCTGATGAAAATGACGAAAAAGATAATCAGCCTGAGAGTTTACAAGCAGAGAAACCAGCAGTAGTCAATGAATTCCCGTGTCCTGTCCAGTTCTGCAACAAAGGATTCAAATATTTCAAAAACTTAATTGCACATGTGAGGAGTCACAAAGACAGTGAAGAAGCAGCACGTTTTCTTGAGATACAAAGTAAGAAAGTAGTCTGCCAGTATTGTAGGAGGCAGTTTGTTAGTTTAACTCACTTAAATGATCATTTGCAAATGCACTGTGGAAGTCAACCATATATATGCATACAAATGAAGTGCAAGGCAAGCTTTCAGTCTTATGCAGACTTACTAACACACCGAAAGGAACATCGTGATTTCAGAGCAAAGTGTATGTTCCCCAAGTGTGGAAGAATATTTTCTGCAGCTTACATGCTTTTTGACCATGAAGCACAACACTACAACACATTCACCTGTAAAATCCCTGGCTGTGGAAAGATTTATCATTCTCAACTTCAGTTAGAACAGCACTTATGTGAGCACTCAACAGAATCTATCATGCCACAGTCCAGCAAATCTAGGGAATTGACTGAAATTACTAAAATGGTTGCAAGTAGGGAATGTGTTACTGTCAAAGAAGAATCACTACCAGTGTGTAATGTAAATggaagttttaatgcagtatCATTACATTCAGCAGATGTTCCCAGTTCCACTATAGCTAAAGATCCCAGTTTACCTGAAACATCACTATTGGGGCAGAAAATGGACTCTGTGACTCCCACTGGGCTGGAGAACTCAATGCATTTGCTTGACCAGCTTCTTCCACCTCCTACTGATGTCTCTACTGCAAATTTGCTTACTCAGGTTTTACCAACACCCTCTATTGCACAGAATATGTTACCTAAAGCAGACTTATTGATTAACACTACTTTCCCAGCAGATTCTAGAAATGTTAAGTTGCCATCCCTTGTTGAAGGGTTTCATGATCTTTTAAATCAAAACAAACTAATGGCCAGTGGAGAAGCAGAAGATTCAAATGAAACTCGAACAAGAGCACACGTGGGTTTTGAAGACCGATGTCTGTCGGTGTTTCAGGATATTAAAAACAGCTGTCAAGATTACCCAAGCAAGGATCAAATTGGTGCTGTGAATTCTAGTGAAAGCAAACTTGAAGCAGAACAGTCGATAAATAGTATAATGTCATTTAATGAAACTGCTCAGCTGTGTGAAAACAATCTAGTTATGTCTGGGTATGAAGAAAGTGCCAAGTCTGAAAACCTTTTGTCATTGGCACTTGAAACAAGTAACGCACTTTCTAATGTTTTGCAACCTGCCACGGTTGCCACAGTGACTCCTCTTCCGTCGGCACCAGTCGAAAGGTTCAAATGCAATGTAGAGGGATGCACCCGAATATACAATTCTGTTCAGAGCATTGGCAAACATATGAAGAGTGCTCACCCTGATCATTACGATGGCTTTAAAATGGAGCGCAAGAATAGAAAGAAACAAAAGGCTGGAACATCTGTACCACCCTCTGATGAGAGACCTACTTATCTTATACTTGCAGGGCCCGATGTTCCAAATAATTCTGGTTTACAGCCACAACTACAAAGTACTGCAAGCCCCAGTTTTTGTAATCAGTTGCAACACCTCCCAAATCCAGTCTTCCCAACACATCTTGAAAACCTGGTCAATCCTTTAATGAGTTCAGCAGAAACGGTCATGTCCCAAGGATTGTCAAAAAATGTTGCTGACACTCTCTTGGGAACTGAAGTTGGAAGTTTGAGTAATCCTACCTTGACATCACAAATAGAAGATTTGGCAAAAGTTTTACCTATGAAATTCGAAAACGGTTCTGATCCATTTCTACCAATGCCAACAGAAAACGATCCCTTGCCAGTCATGTCTTCGCTGAGTGGAAGTACAGTGTTTTCTCAGCTAGGAGGCAATTCAGATCACGTTTTAGCTGGTGGTGAAGCTACAAACTCTGTGTTCTTGAAAGAAGAAGCTGAAACAGAAACATCCTTTTCCAAGCAGGCGGCGAACAACTCTGACATGGATGCAACCTTTAATTTGGATAAATCCTCCAGCATGCTGTCAAATTCTGGAGATAAAAAGACAGCTACTAGGAGAACAACCAGAAGTAGAGAGCGAAAACCAAAGCACAGCCCTCGTGCAAAGTGCCCTGCTATCATTAGAGATGGCAAATTTATCTGCAGCAGGTGTTTTAGAGTATTTACTAACCCACGGTCATTGGGTGGCCATTTGTCGAAAAGGGCTGTGTGTAAGCCCCATAATGATTATGACATTCCTCCACTTGTTCCACAGAGAGATGGACAGACCTCTGTTTTGGCAAGCATGATTCTTTCATCTAGTCCAAAGCAAAAAGCACAACCACCTGGACAAACCTTTAGTCCTAAAATGACTATCAAAGATGAGCCTTTTATGCCACCTGTTCAGCCTGAAAATGAAAGTGCTCAATATTTGCATAGTGGACTCGCACATCCCAGTATCTCCAGCTTTACGCCATGTGGGAGCAAAGTTGAAAGTCCTGTTAAGCAAAACATTGAAGCCCCAGAAAATGTAAATAGACAGCTGCCTACTAACATGACTTCAGATGACTGCATTCCCATTAGTCCTCAAATAAACACAGCCGAACCATCGGATATCACCCCAACACAGGTCATACAAACTAGCTCCAGCCTCAAAGATGGACACAGTCTAGGAAATGTTCATGTGAATAGCTTTACTAATGTAATTGATCTTCCTGAAGAGAAGCACTTAAAGACTGAAAATGATTTGTGCACAAATCCAGTTATTAATTCCATTGGTGAAAACAATTGCATACAAAAACCAGTAAGCAGCACTCGAGTGTCTGTTATTAGTGGTCCCCGAAGTTCTTGTTTAACTACCGCCAAGAAAAAGAGTAACAGTTCTAAGAGGAAGAAAAAATCTGATACACCTGCTACAGTGGAGGCTTCACATGAGCTTGCAAAAAATATCCTGGCAGCAGTGGGGGGAAATTTACAGATGTCCACTGAGCTACAACCAAACTTTATGACCTATGGGTCTGATTTGTTAGAAAACCTGGCAAAACATTTGAGCAGCGCAGACAAAGAACTGTTTATGTCTTGTATCAATGAAAGTCTTAAGGCTAGTTCAGAGACGCATGCAGTATGTCCGCTTCCTATAAAGTCAGAAAAAAGTGAACCACAGCTCCTACCACCATACACTCCTGACCGCAAAGAGACTGAAAAGTTAGATATACACCCAGACTTCAGGGAGAAGTCATTTACAGATATGACTCATGACACCACTGAAGCATATGCCTTTAatggtaatgttagaaatgtttgcTCAGCCTTGCCACATAGTCAGGCTATTGTGAATGGCAGTATGGACGGTGATATACCTGGGGTCATGCACAGCATATCTTCTGCCAACTCTGCTTCCAGCCCAACTAGCAAAATGAATATACCTGTGTGTTCAGTCTCACCAACCCAAGAGCCTAGTGTTAAGTATGATGAACAAGTGTTGGAGATCATGGACTTGATACAGAAGCTACAGATTGTGGATAATATGATACCTGAATGTTTAATAGCAGAAGATAAATGTTCTCCTAGTGAGACTCTACCCATTGTATCCAGTGTAATTGTCCCAAATCCAAGTCTGAATCTTGTGTCTGAAGAAACACCTGAAGTGTCATCAGCATTAGTTGACAAATGTAATGCAAAGCCTTTCATTTGCCAAGAAGAGGGATGCAGCTATTGTGCAATGACTAAAGATGCTTTATTTAAGCATTATTCTAAGGTGCATTATTACACGCCTGAAAAACTAGGAGAAATCAAGAAGCATCAGTTAAAGTTTGCCCCTTTCAGATGTGTTGTACCCTCATGTACAAAAACATTCACAAGAAACTCAAATCTCCGAGCCCATTGTCAATCAATGCATCGTTTTACATCTGAGCAAATggtcaaattaaaaataaaaagacctTATGGTCGAAAATCTGCTGGTGAAGGCACTGACTTTTCTCCTGAAATGCCTAGCAGAAGCCCAGAAGTAAAAAAGTGTGGGGAGTCATATGAGGTTACAAAAGTGATAAAATCAGAACCTGAGCTATATCAAGAAGTACCACTCTTGAAAACAATGGAACTTCCTAAAGTTCAAGAAAATAGAGCAGATGTTCTTTTGCCTTCTGAAGAGTCACATTTAACACTTACTCAGAAAAGCAAGAAAGGACCAAAAATTCGGAAAAAGCGTAAGGAAAAGGAACTGAAGCGCAAAAAATCAATACAGAAAGATGCCAAGCCCACCCAGGGGCCTACTTCTTATAAACCTTATCAGTGTGTTCACCAGGGTTGCACAGCAGCTTTTACTATACAACAAAACTTAATACTTCATTATCAAGCTGTTCACAAGTCTGAAGCCTCTAAATTTTCAATGGAAGAAGACCTAAAAGAGGAACGGGAGGAGAGTAGCAATGGCCTGATCATCAAAGAGTTCAGATGTACAGAGAGTGATTGCTCTAGAATATTTGCCAGTTTTTCTAGCTTAATACAGCACTATGTGAAACTTCATGAGATGATTGCTGAGGAAATTGAAAATGTCATTTCTTTTGTAAATGGAAAACCATTTAAATGTGATCAGACCCAGTGTACAGCTACTTTTTCCGCTTGTTCCAGCTACATTGAACATCTTGAGGAAGTCCATGACCTAAAAATGAAGCGGGTTAAATTGGAAGGAGAGGAAATGTACAAGTGTGATTGTCAAGGTTGTGACCGTATCTATGCTACTAGGTCAAATTTGCTTAGGCATATTTTTCAAAAGCACAAAGACAAACACAAAGAGCATTTAATAAGACCACGGAAAATGAGTCTAAGTGATCAAGAAAATGTTGATGACAAAACGCCAAAAGAAAAACATAGATTGCCCAaacacatctgtgaaactgaaggTGTTGAAGTCCCTAAAACTAAGCGATGTAAAGGCAACAATGGGGAGAAACGTATTAAAACCAGAACGAAGAAAATTAAGCCAGGACCATCGTCTCTTAAATATGGCAGACATACTTATTCGTTGAAGGCTAAAGATGCTGCTTTGGCAGAATGCACGGATTGTCATACAAAACAATATCCTTGTATG ATTCAGCGGTAG